A genomic window from Lycium barbarum isolate Lr01 chromosome 4, ASM1917538v2, whole genome shotgun sequence includes:
- the LOC132635922 gene encoding cytokinin riboside 5'-monophosphate phosphoribohydrolase LOG8 translates to MESNSNRSNFKKICVFCGSNPGHRKVFSDAAIDLGNELVNRKIDLVYGGGSVGLMGLISQRVYEGGCHVLGVIPKALVAVEISGESVGDVKIVSDMHERKAEMASQADAFIALPGGYGTMEETLEMITWAQLGIHKKPVGLLNVEGYYNSLLTLFDNGVEEGFIKPGARDIVLAAPTARELLSKMERYTPSHDHVAPYESWHMEELAYPGKQSPTHSPQ, encoded by the exons ATGGAAAGCAATAGTAATAGAAGCAACTTCAAGAAAATTTGTGTTTTTTGTGGAAGTAACCCTGGCCACAGGAAAGTCTTCAGTGATGCTGCTATTGACTTGGGGAATGAATTG GTAAATAGGAAGATTGACTTGGTCTATGGTGGTGGAAGTGTTGGATTGATGGGGTTGATTTCCCAGAGAGTCTATGAGGGTGGTTGCCATGTCCTTGG GGTCATCCCGAAAGCTCTTGTGGCTGTTGAG ATATCAGGTGAAAGTGTTGGTGACGTAAAGATTGTATCGGACATGCATGAGCGGAAAGCTGAAATGGCTAGTCAGGCTGATGCCTTTATTGCACTTCCAG GCGGATATGGAACCATGGAGGAGACTCTGGAAATGATAACATGGGCACAACTTGGAATTCACAAAAAGCCG GTTGGTTTGCTAAATGTTGAGGGTTATTATAATTCTTTGCTTACACTGTTTGACAATGGTGTTGAAGAAGGTTTCATTAAGCCAGGGGCTCGTGACATTGTTCTTGCTGCTCCTACAGCCAGAGAGCTTTTAAGCAAGATGGAG CGATATACTCCTTCACATGACCATGTTGCTCCCTATGAAAGCTGGCACATGGAGGAGTTGGCTTATCCGGGAAAACAGTCTCCAACACATTCTCCACAATAG